A region from the Candidatus Tenderia electrophaga genome encodes:
- a CDS encoding cobalamin adenosyltransferase, giving the protein MGHRLSKIYTRTGDSGMTGLSDGARVEKDSARIEAMGAVDELNSHLGATLAQSLPDALRDCLTQIQHRLFDLGGELSMPGDEYSVLRSAHIQQLEQWLDEFNAELPPLKEFILPGGNAAAASCHIARAVCRRAERRVASLLRQEAVNQQALSYLNRLSDLLFVMARLLARENGGSEVLWRPAKAEDN; this is encoded by the coding sequence ATGGGCCACCGCCTTTCCAAAATATACACCCGCACCGGCGACAGCGGCATGACGGGACTGAGCGACGGCGCGCGGGTGGAAAAAGACTCCGCCCGCATCGAGGCCATGGGCGCCGTCGACGAACTTAACAGTCATCTCGGCGCCACCCTGGCCCAGTCCCTCCCAGACGCCCTACGCGATTGCCTCACCCAGATCCAGCACCGCTTGTTTGACCTGGGCGGCGAGCTGTCCATGCCGGGGGATGAATACAGCGTGCTGCGCAGCGCCCATATCCAACAGCTGGAACAATGGCTCGATGAATTCAACGCCGAACTGCCGCCGCTCAAGGAATTCATTCTGCCCGGCGGCAATGCCGCGGCCGCCAGCTGCCACATCGCCCGCGCGGTCTGTCGGCGCGCCGAGCGCCGCGTCGCCAGCCTGCTGCGCCAGGAGGCGGTCAACCAGCAGGCCCTGTCCTATCTCAATCGCCTCTCCGACCTGTTGTTCGTCATGGCCCGCCTGCTGGCACGCGAAAACGGCGGCAGCGAGGTATTGTGGCGACCCGCCAAGGCCGAGGACAACTAG
- a CDS encoding aldolase: MISTVNDFAAQLEQTGVYLQTGPFSIHLRSGLASVAEGLARLYFEYPRSERSEFADFHLNVDAVAGLRRWVRPQVQFAFDGHIPFKPLPLVQAFPMFEWGLNWCVANHAHDYLIIHAAVVEKGGKAAILPAPPGSGKSTLCAALVNCGWRLFSDELAMFSLQMRKLVPLPRPVNLKNNSIDIMQAYAPDAVFGPRVADTNKGTVCHMKAPADSIARAAEAALPAWIILPRYVPEAAASLTPRGKAQTCMDLAHNAFNFSLLADEGFQALTELLDQSDCYDFSYSRLDDAVHIFDKLAAGQ, encoded by the coding sequence CTGATAAGTACCGTGAACGATTTTGCCGCACAGCTGGAACAGACCGGCGTCTACCTCCAGACCGGGCCGTTTTCCATCCATTTGCGCTCAGGCCTGGCCTCGGTGGCCGAGGGTTTGGCGCGACTGTATTTCGAATACCCGCGCAGCGAGCGGTCCGAATTCGCTGATTTCCATCTAAATGTCGATGCGGTGGCCGGCCTGCGTCGTTGGGTTCGGCCCCAGGTGCAGTTCGCGTTTGACGGGCATATTCCCTTTAAGCCTTTGCCCTTGGTGCAGGCCTTTCCCATGTTCGAGTGGGGCCTGAACTGGTGTGTCGCCAACCACGCCCACGACTATCTCATCATTCATGCGGCGGTGGTGGAAAAGGGCGGCAAGGCGGCCATCCTGCCGGCCCCGCCGGGCTCGGGTAAGAGCACGCTTTGCGCCGCCTTAGTGAATTGTGGCTGGCGCCTGTTTTCCGACGAATTGGCCATGTTTTCCCTGCAAATGCGTAAACTGGTGCCGCTGCCGCGTCCGGTCAATCTCAAGAACAATTCCATCGATATCATGCAGGCGTATGCGCCGGATGCGGTGTTCGGGCCGCGCGTTGCAGACACCAACAAGGGGACGGTGTGCCACATGAAGGCGCCCGCCGACAGTATAGCCCGCGCCGCCGAAGCCGCGCTGCCGGCCTGGATTATCCTGCCGCGCTACGTGCCGGAGGCCGCGGCCAGCCTGACGCCCCGTGGCAAGGCCCAGACCTGTATGGACCTGGCCCACAACGCCTTCAACTTCAGCCTGCTGGCAGATGAAGGGTTTCAGGCGCTGACAGAATTATTGGACCAAAGCGACTGTTACGACTTCAGCTACAGTCGCCTGGATGATGCCGTGCACATCTTCGATAAGCTGGCGGCCGGGCAATGA
- a CDS encoding phosphoglycerate kinase, whose translation MVTTVDLMRHGEPVGGSKYRGQVDDPLSDKGWAQMRAAVADHCPWQAVVSSPLRRCAAFAAELAQRHALPLSLEERFKEIGFGVWEGRTKAEITAQNPDALERFYADPVRHRPPRAEPLSEFQQRIVAAWWDLLQAHAGGQVLLVAHAGVIRMLLSHVLAAPPERMFRIQVPNAAISRIRVDGEGREAAAHLLFHAGCL comes from the coding sequence ATGGTGACCACGGTGGATCTGATGCGTCACGGCGAACCGGTGGGCGGCAGCAAGTATCGCGGCCAGGTCGACGATCCGCTCAGCGACAAGGGTTGGGCGCAGATGCGCGCGGCGGTGGCGGACCATTGTCCCTGGCAGGCCGTGGTCAGTTCACCGCTGAGGCGCTGCGCCGCCTTCGCCGCGGAACTGGCACAGCGCCACGCACTGCCCCTGAGCCTGGAGGAGCGCTTCAAGGAGATCGGCTTCGGCGTTTGGGAAGGGCGCACCAAGGCCGAGATCACAGCCCAGAACCCGGATGCCCTGGAACGCTTTTACGCCGACCCGGTGCGCCATCGACCGCCCCGGGCCGAGCCGCTGAGCGAATTCCAACAACGCATTGTCGCCGCCTGGTGGGATTTGTTACAGGCCCATGCCGGCGGCCAGGTGTTGCTGGTGGCCCATGCCGGCGTCATCCGCATGCTGCTCAGCCATGTGTTGGCGGCGCCGCCCGAGCGTATGTTCCGCATTCAGGTGCCCAATGCCGCGATCAGCCGCATCCGCGTCGACGGCGAGGGACGCGAGGCGGCCGCCCATTTATTATTCCATGCCGGGTGTCTCTAG
- a CDS encoding ABC transporter substrate-binding protein translates to MAALWAGLLGTPSAPAQAGAVTVTDDSGRQVALAQPAGRIVSLAPHLTELLFAAGAGARVVGVDQHSDYPPAARHITHLGSALQLDLERLLALQPDLVVIWQSGGGAAMIDKLQSLGLSVYRSDPRSLGDIATSLERLGRLAGTEAQAARAAQAFRQALHELRRQHAGKPRLRVFYQIWHRPLMTVNGEHLISAVMDLCGGDNIFADLPTLAPQVSTEAVLVADPQVIIASGRAVERPEWLQAWLKWEALAAVKQESLYVIHPDIIQRHTPRILQGAEQMCGYLDQVRRKLDSRGAGMPKR, encoded by the coding sequence TTGGCGGCGCTCTGGGCCGGGCTGCTGGGAACACCATCCGCGCCGGCCCAGGCCGGCGCGGTCACGGTCACCGACGACAGCGGGCGACAGGTCGCGCTGGCGCAGCCGGCCGGGCGTATCGTCAGCCTGGCGCCGCATCTCACCGAACTGTTGTTTGCCGCCGGCGCCGGGGCGCGGGTGGTGGGCGTGGATCAGCACAGCGATTATCCGCCGGCGGCGCGCCACATCACCCATCTGGGCTCCGCGCTGCAGCTGGATCTGGAGCGGCTGCTGGCGCTGCAGCCCGATCTGGTGGTGATCTGGCAAAGCGGTGGCGGCGCGGCGATGATCGACAAGCTTCAATCTCTGGGCCTATCTGTATACCGTTCCGATCCGCGCAGTCTGGGGGATATCGCCACCAGTCTGGAGCGTCTGGGCCGTCTGGCGGGCACCGAGGCGCAGGCCGCGCGCGCGGCACAGGCCTTTCGCCAGGCCTTGCACGAGCTGCGCCGCCAACATGCCGGCAAGCCCCGGCTGCGGGTGTTCTATCAGATCTGGCACCGGCCGCTGATGACGGTCAACGGCGAGCACCTGATCAGCGCCGTCATGGACCTGTGCGGCGGCGACAATATCTTCGCCGACCTGCCCACTCTGGCGCCCCAGGTCTCCACCGAGGCGGTGCTGGTGGCCGATCCGCAGGTCATCATCGCCAGCGGCAGGGCGGTGGAGCGCCCCGAGTGGTTGCAGGCCTGGCTGAAGTGGGAGGCCCTAGCGGCCGTTAAACAGGAGAGTCTGTACGTGATTCACCCGGATATCATCCAGCGCCACACGCCGAGAATCCTGCAGGGGGCGGAGCAGATGTGCGGCTATCTCGACCAGGTGCGTCGCAAGCTGGATAGCCGCGGGGCGGGGATGCCAAAGCGCTAA
- a CDS encoding inositol monophosphatase — protein MQTLPDLHILQHIVITAAREELLPRFTRVERSHKTDGSVITAADLAMQGRLQTALQQQWPHIGFLGEEMEAAEQARLMADPTRPLWVLDPLDGTSNFAAGLPVFSVSLALLYRGETVLGLVYDPIRDECFSAAKHGGAQLNGEALGRHRPEGPLKKGIGLVDFKRLAPELATRLVRDMPYSSQRSLGSVALDWCWIAAGRCHVYLHGKQKLWDYGAGHLILAEAGGYSCTLQGDPVFQASLQARSAVASLDLELFVAWSRWLGIQSA, from the coding sequence ATGCAAACACTCCCCGACCTGCATATCCTGCAACACATCGTCATCACCGCCGCACGCGAGGAGCTGCTGCCGCGCTTTACCCGGGTGGAACGCAGTCACAAGACCGACGGCAGCGTCATCACCGCGGCCGACCTGGCCATGCAGGGCCGCCTCCAAACTGCGCTGCAACAACAGTGGCCACACATCGGTTTTCTCGGCGAAGAGATGGAGGCCGCCGAGCAAGCCCGTCTGATGGCCGACCCGACGCGGCCCCTGTGGGTGCTGGACCCGCTCGACGGCACCAGCAACTTCGCCGCCGGCCTGCCCGTATTCTCTGTCTCGTTGGCCTTGCTGTATCGAGGCGAAACCGTGCTGGGCCTGGTCTACGACCCGATCCGCGACGAATGCTTCAGCGCCGCGAAGCATGGCGGTGCACAGCTCAACGGTGAAGCCCTGGGCCGACACCGGCCCGAGGGCCCGCTGAAAAAGGGCATCGGCCTGGTCGACTTCAAACGCCTGGCGCCCGAGCTGGCCACGCGCCTGGTCCGCGACATGCCCTACAGCTCGCAGCGCAGCCTGGGCTCGGTGGCGCTGGACTGGTGCTGGATCGCCGCCGGCCGCTGCCACGTCTACTTGCACGGCAAACAGAAACTGTGGGACTACGGTGCCGGTCATCTCATCCTCGCCGAGGCGGGCGGCTACTCCTGTACCCTGCAGGGCGACCCGGTATTTCAGGCCAGCCTGCAAGCGCGTTCGGCCGTGGCATCGCTGGACCTGGAACTGTTCGTGGCCTGGAGCCGCTGGCTCGGCATTCAGTCAGCGTAA